The DNA region TGAGAAATGGAGTGGAGGCAGTTAAATCCCTCTTCACAGTGTTTCAATAAGACTTTAGAAGTATTGAAAGAGTGTATTTGAGCTTGTATCGTTCAGTGGAGCAACTGTTCCAATAAGACTTTAGAAGAATTGAAAGACTTGGGGCTTGGTGGTGGGTTTCAGGGAAAAGAAAAGTTCCAATAAGACTCTAAGAGAATTGAAAGACGTGGGTAGGGTTCACACTCTTGGGCTTCTTAATGTTGGAGATAAAAGAAGTGTTCCAATACATCTTCATTCTGCTGGTTTGCTGGAGTGCGAGGGGAACTTGGGGAGTTCTGGAGGATGTCCGATAGAAAGCAGGAAAACACTCCCAGCCAAAGACTCTATTTCGCCAGCCTTTGTAAAAAGATGTGGGGACGGGATTATGTCCCAGCTCAAATACCAAAAGCGCTTTTGATGCCGTTTATTATCATTTGTATGGCCATTGAGGCCAATATTAAACCCATCATTCTAGTTAACACTTTGATTCCTACGTTTCCGAGCGTTTTCTCAATTCTATCTGCCGACAGAAGGACGAAGTATGTTGTTAGCCCTATTAGAAATATTGTCACTAATACAAGTGCTCTCTCTAAGACGGCTTGATTCTTCGCCATATAAAGCATTACTGTGGTTATTGCACCCGGGCCGGAGATTAAGGGAATTCCCAGTGGAATTATCGCTATATCTTCGAGGGTTATCATC from Palaeococcus pacificus DY20341 includes:
- the snatA gene encoding neutral amino acid NAAT transporter SnatA — translated: MYAGLFAITNSIGAVPVFLSVTHGISLRERIEVARKVGTTVVVTLTVFALIGQWIFSFFGSSVDAFSIAGGILLFKMALEMLSGEISKVKMGDVEEEEAEMITLEDIAIIPLGIPLISGPGAITTVMLYMAKNQAVLERALVLVTIFLIGLTTYFVLLSADRIEKTLGNVGIKVLTRMMGLILASMAIQMIINGIKSAFGI